From Macrobrachium nipponense isolate FS-2020 chromosome 6, ASM1510439v2, whole genome shotgun sequence, a single genomic window includes:
- the LOC135216137 gene encoding uncharacterized protein LOC135216137, producing MNVTLAAAVSCIFLCLASASPSPSGRDEEVGGFFLHGIGLEAIFGRLGGFSPREFRRKRRPKNIQQLLKGPLFPLPEYWYQYQEALAYAESHEESHGGHDNDHGGYGNGGYGANGDHGNGGYGNGGHGANGDHGEGSHNGDSHNSHEKTHFAVIPDPYRPGGRRFYTGTRSFTRIP from the exons ATGAACGTG ACTTTAGCGGCGGCAGTCTCCTGCATTTTTCTCTGCTTGGCGTCAGCCAGTCCCAGTCCCTCTGGAAGAGACGAAGAAGTTGGAGGGTTCTTCCTGCACGGAATAGGACTGGAGGCTATATTCGGAAGGCTTGGCGGCTTTAGTCCTAGAGAATTCAGGCGAAAAAGAAGACCCAAGAACATCCAACAGCTCCTCAAAGGACCTCTCTTTCCCCTCCCTGAGTACTGGTACCAGTACCAAGAAGCTCTTGCTTATGCGGAGAGCCATGAAGAATCACACGGTGGGCATGATAATGATCACGGAGGTTATGGCAATGGGGGATATGGTGCCAATGGTGACCACGGCAACGGAGGTTACGGCAATGGGGGCCATGGTGCCAATGGTGACCACGGCGAAGGGTCACACAACGGAGATTCGCACAATTCCCATGAAAAGACACATTTTGCAGTTATTCCTGACCCCTATCGACCCGGAGGGCGGCGTTTCTACACGGGAACCCGCAGCTTCACGCGGATACCATAA
- the LOC135216855 gene encoding uncharacterized protein LOC135216855, protein MNVTSVTVTLLLIIGLVPVNPSREFKPLGGIFLHGIGLEKLFGKIYGFRGNDYVGYKRTPSNFQEFLTGPLFPLPSYFYRFRQALYQLDLQQSLLDAQEEAEHEGGHGAEEGGHGGEHGAEEGGHEGGHGAEEGGHGEGHGAEEGGHGGEHGAEEGGHGGGHGFTEGGHVGGHSDAIGGHGGGHGFVESGHGGGHGFVESGHGGGHGFVESGHGGGHGFAEGSHGGGHGAAEGGHGEGHGFAEGGHAGGHSAVEGGHGGGYGAAEGGHGGHGTAEGGHEHEEHSGHGEHSEGEHGGEEHGPKEILQLAVLPDPRHPGRRKFYYIRTPVVEHSEHGSGEEHS, encoded by the exons ATGAACGTG ACTTCTGTGACAGTAACCCTCCTCCTTATAATAGGATTGGTGCCGGTCAATCCTTCTAGAGAGTTTAAACCGCTAGGAGGAATCTTCTTGCACGGAATAGGATTGGAGAAGCTGTTCGGAAAGATTTACGGATTTAGGGGAAATGACTACGTAGGGTACAAAAGAACACCCTCGAACTTTCAAGAGTTTCTCACGGGGCCActctttcccctcccctcctacTTTTATAGATTCCGACAGGCTCTGTACCAGCTCGATCTCCAGCAGTCTCTCCTGGATGCCCAAGAAGAGGCGGAACATGAGGGAGGACATGGTGCTGAAGAAGGTGGCCACGGAGGAGAACACGGCGCTGAAGAAGGTGGCCATGAAGGAGGACACGGCGCTGAAGAAGGTGGCCACGGAGAAGGACATGGTGCTGAAGAAGGTGGCCACGGAGGGGAACACGGCGCTGAAGAAGGTGGCCATGGAGGAGGACATGGCTTTACCGAAGGCGGCCATGTAGGGGGACACAGCGACGCTATAGGCGGCCATGGAGGAGGACACGGCTTTGTCGAAAGTGGCCATGGAGGAGGACACGGCTTTGTCGAAAGTGGCCATGGAGGAGGACACGGCTTTGTCGAAAGTGGCCATGGAGGAGGACACGGCTTTGCTGAAGGCAGCCATGGAGGGGGACACGGCGCTGCCGAAGGTGGCCATGGAGAAGGACACGGCTTTGCCGAAGGCGGCCATGCAGGAGGACACAGCGCTGTCGAAGGTGGCCATGGAGGAGGATACGGAGCTGCCGAAGGTGGCCACGGAGGGCACGGCACTGCTGAAGGTGGTCACGAACATGAGGAGCATTCTGGCCATGGCGAACACAGCGAAGGAGAACATGGCGGTGAAGAGCATGGTCCCAAAGAAATACTACAACTCGCTGTCCTGCCGGACCCCCGCCACCCTGGGAGGCGTAAATTCTACTACATAAGAACCCCTGTGGTTGAGCACAGTGAGCATGGCAGCGGTGAAGAGCACAGTTAG